The sequence CTCGCCGCGGCCGCGCAGTGGCTCGCGAACTTCGCCGTCACGGTCACCTTCCCGGTGCTCGGCGACATCTCGCTGCTGTTCACGTACGGCATGTACGCGACGTTCGCGGCGCTGTCGTTCGTGTTCGTCTTCTGGAAGGTGCCCGAGACGAACGGCATGTCGCTCGAGGAGTCGGAGACGCTCTTCCCGGCCAGGGGCTCGGCGCGCGTCAAGCGCGCGAGGTCGGAGACGGAGACTTCTTCCACGCCGACCGGATAAGGTTGCTTGGTGAGCTCCTCGCTGCTGTGTTGAACGTCGCTTGAGCAGGCGACCCCTTCCCCGAGCGTCTCGCCGTGGCATCCGCTCACGGTTCGCGCACTCCACCAGAGGATTGAACACAGCATGAAGTACGCAGAGTCCATCACCGACCTCGTCGGCGACACCCCCCTCGTGAAGCTCCGTCACGTCACCGAAGGCGTGACGGATGCCACGGTGCTGGTGAAGCTCGAATACCTGAACCCGGGCGGTTCGTCGAAAGACCGGATCGCGGCGCGGATCATCGACGCGGCCGAGGCCGAAGGGCTGCTGAAGCCGGGGGGCACGATCGTCGAGCCCACGTCGGGCAACACCGGCGTCGGCCTCGCGCTCGTCGCGCAGCAGCGCGGCTACCGCTGCGTGTTCGTGTGCCCCGACAAGGTCGGCGAAGACAAGCGCAACGTGCTCACCGCCTACGGCGCCGAGGTCGTCGTGACGCCGACGGCGGTCGCGCCCGACAGCCCCGAGTCGTACTACAGCGTCTCCGACCGGCTTGCGCGCGAGATCCCCGGTGCGTTCAAGCCGAACCAGTACGCGAACCCCAACGGCCCGCGTTCGCACTACGAGACCACCGGCCCCGAGATCTGGCGCGATACCGACGGTGAGATCACGCATTTCGTCGCCGGCGTCGGCACGGGCGGCACGATCAGCGGCACCGGCCGCTATCTGCGTGAGGTCTCCGACGACCGGGTGCGCATCATCGGCGCCGACCCCGAGGGGTCGGTGTACTCGGGTGGCACCGGCCGCCCCTATTTCGTCGAGGGGGTCGGCGAGGACTTCTGGCCGGCCGCATACGACCCGGCCGTGCCGCACGAGATCATCGAGGTCACCGACGCGGAGTCGTTCGCGATGACGCGCCGCCTCGCGCGCGAAGAGGGCATCCTCGTGGGCGGTTCGAGCGGCATGGCCGTGGTCGCCGCGCTCAAGGCGGCGGCGAACGCGTCGGCCGACGACGTCTTCGTCGTGCTGCTGCCCGACAGCGGTCGCGGATACCTCGGCAAGATCTTCAACGACAAGTGGATGCGGGCGTACGGCTTCGGCAATGCGCCCGAGGGGCACACCATCGCCGACGTCGTGTCGGCGAAGGCCGGCCGCACGGCACCGCTCGTCTACGTGCACCCGCAGGACACGGTGCGCGAGGCCATCGATCTGATGACCGAGACGGGCGTCTCGCAGCTCGTGGTGCTCTCGGCCGACCCGCCCGTCGTGCTCGGGGAGGTGCTCGGTTCGCTCGGCGAGGAGGGCCTGCTCGGCAAGGTCTTCTCGGGCGACGTGAAGCTCACGGACCAGGTCGCGACCGTGATCGACGACCCGCTGCCGCTCATCGGCGTGAACGAGCCCGTCGCCACCGCGCGCGCCGCGTTCACCGAGGCGCCCGCGCTGCTCGTCACGGACGGCGGCAAGGCGGTCGGCGTGATCTCGCGCACCGACCTGCTCACGTATCTCTCCCACTGAACCGGTCGGCGCGGCGCGGCCGCCGCTTCGACCTTCGACGTGAAAGGCATCACCATGCACGACGACGCACGCTTCGACACCCGCGCGATCCACGCCGGACAGGAGTTCGACCCCACGACCGGTGCGGTCATCCCGCCGGTCTACCTCACGTCGACGTATGTCCAGGACGGCATCGGCGGTCTGCGCGGCGGGTATGAATATTCCCGCGGCGGCAACCCGACGCGCACAGCGCTCGAGACGCAGCTCGCCGCACTCGAGGGCGGCATCCGCGGACTCTCGTTCGCCTCGGGCCTCGCGGCCGAGGATGCGCTGCTGCGCACCGCGCTCCGCCCGGGTGACCACGTCGTGATCGGCAACGACGTCTACGGCGGCACGCACCGGCTCATCCGCCGGATCTTCGGCGACTGGGGCGTCACCCACTCGACCGTCGACACCAGCGACCTCGACGCCGTCCGTGGCGCCGTCGAGCTCGGCACGACGAAGGTGCTGTGGGTCGAGACGCCCTCGAACCCGCTCATGAAGATCTCCGACGTCGCCGCGCTCGCCGAGCTCGGCCAGGAGGCCGGCCTGCTGACCGTCGTCGACAACACGTTCGCGAGCCCGGCGCTGCAGCAGCCGATCTCGCTCGGCGCCGACGTCGTCGTGCATTCGACGACCAAGTACCTGGGCGGCCACTCCGACCTCATCGGCGGCGCGCTCGTGTTCGCCGCCGGCCAGGAGGAGCTCGCCGAGCAGGTCGGCTTCACGCAGTTCGCGGCCGGCGCCGTGTCGAGCCCCTTCGACGCGTTCCTCACGTCACGCGCCATCAAGACCCTGAGCGTCCGGATGCAGCGCCACAGCGAGAACGCCCTCGCGATCGCGGAGCGCCTCGCAGCCCACCCGGGCGTCGCCCGCGTCTTCTACCCCGGGCTCGCCTCGCATCCCGGGCACGAGCTCGCCGCCCGCCAGATGTCGGGCTTCGGCGGCATGCTCTCGATCGAGCTCGCCGGCGGCGGCGAGGCCGCCCACCGGTTCGCGGAGTCGACCGAGCTGTTCCAACTCGCCGAGTCGCTCGGTGGCGTCGAGTCGCTCGTGAACCACCCCTGGTCGATGACGCATGCGTCGGTGCGCGGCACCGACGCCGAGGTGCCCGAGTCGATCGTCCGGCTCTCGGTCGGTATCGAGGACGTCGACGACCTGCTGGCCGACATCGACGCGGCGCTCGCGCGCCTCTAGGCCGGGCAGCCCGCAAGTCGTCGCGCGACCCGCGCCGACGCCTCGGATCCGAGCCGTGGGCGGTGCCGCTGCTCGGCGAGGAAGTAGGCGAGCACCGGCACGTCCCGTGCGTCCCCTCGGATGCGGATCCGCACGGTGCTGCCGGCACCGACGGTGATGCCGAGCCGTTCGGCCGCGGAGCGGCGGACGACGAGGGCCGGACGCCCGTCCTCCGGGTCGGGGCTTGGTTCGACCGCCTCGACGTCGGCCCACTCGAACGCCGTCGGCGCCTCCCGCATGCGCGGCTTCCGCGCGCCGGGGCCGTGCAGGACGTCGCGGATCGTGTGCACCGTGAGGAACTCGGGTGCGAGCGTCAGGATGGCCGCGGGCGCTCGGTGCTTCCGCGTCTCGCGCACGACGTACGGGACGCCGCCCACCGCGATCGCGAGGAAGACGAGGCCGATCAGCCCGTACATCCACGCCGGCCCCGAGAGGGTGACGGCGCGCGCGGGCCCGCCGTCGAGCGTCGTGCCCCACCCGGTCGAGAGCCCCGCGACGACGGCGGGCACGAGCCAGCTCGCGGCGACCGCGAGCAGCGCGATGAGCGTGAACAGCAGGACGAGGAGCTGCGGCAGCCATGACGAGTGCCCGACGCGCTCGAGCGCGGGCGGCTGGGTCGACGTCTGCCATCGGTAGGCGGCGGCGTCGCGCGCCGCTGCGCGGTGACGGGCACGGGTTCGCGGCACGGCTCCATCGTATGGCGGGCGAATGGTCGCGCTCGTGACGGCAGGCTGGCCGGATGTTATCGGACATCGACATTCCGAGGCCGGTGGTCGAGTGCGCGGATGCTCCAGACTGAGCGGGTGAGTTCGCGAACGGATGCCCCGGTCTCGACGCCGAACGTCGACGCGCCCGCGCACGGGACGGCGCACGGCACGCTCGGGCTCGGTCAGGGGACGGCGCTGTACGTCGCGAGCGTGCTCGGAACGGGCATCCTCGTGCTGCCCGGGCTCGCGGCGGCGGCGGCCGGGCCGGCCTCGATCGTCGCCGTCGCGGCCGTACTCGTCCTCTCGGTGCCACTCGCGGGCACCTTCGCGGCGCTCGCCGCACGGTTCCCGGACGCGGGCGGTGTCGCCAGCTACGTCAGGCGCGCCCTCGGCCCGACCGCCGCGCGCATGACCGGCTACTGGTTCTACTTCGGGGTCTGCGTCGGGGCGCCGGTCGTGGCCGTCCTCGGCGGTGAGTATGTGGTGGCGGTGCTCGGCGTCGACCGCGCGGCCGTGCCGATCATCGGGTTCGCGCTCTTCGTGCCGCCGTTCATCGCGAACTGGTTCGGCGTGCGCATCGCCGGGTGGGTGCAGTTCGTGCTCACCGGTCTGCTGCTCGCCGTCGTGATCGGCGTCGTCGCTGCGACGTTCCCCGCCGCGGATGCCGCGAACTTCGAACCGTTCCTGCCGCACGGCTGGGCGGGCGTGGGGCTGGCGATCAGCCTGTTCGTCTGGGCGTTCGCGGGGTGGGAGGTCGGCACCCACATCGCCGGCGAGTTCCGCGACCCGCGTCGCACCATCCCGATCGCCACAGCCATCGCGATCGTCATCGTCGGGCTCGGCTACCTGTCGTTGCAGTTCGTGACCGTGGCGGTGCTCGGCGAACAGGCCGGTGACGGGCAGGTGCCGTTGCTGGCGCTCGTCGAGTCCACCGCGCCGGGCGTCGGATCGGTGCTCGTCGCGATCGTCGCCGGAATCGTCAGCCTGGGTGTGGTGAACGCCTACCTTCCGGCCTTCGGCAAGCTCGGCGCGGCCCTCGGGCGCGACGGCGACCTGCCCCGGTTCCTCGCAAAAGGCGCCGCCGACGGTGAGATCCCGCGCCGCTCGCTTGCCCTGACCGGTGCGCTCATCGTCGTCTATTTCGGACTCATGCTGCTGAACGGGCTCGACCTGACCGCGTTCATCCTGATCCACACCAGCAACATGGTCGCGATCTACGCCGCCGGGATGCTCGCCGCGACGCTGCTGCTGCGCCGTTGGAGCGTCGGCTGGTGGCTCGCGGTCGTCGCAACCGTGATGACCGCGGGGCTCCTCGTGCTCGCCTGGCAGAACCTGCTGGTGCCGCTCGTGCTCGCCGTGGCATCCGTCGCCGTGACCGTCGTGCGCCGCGTGCGCGGCCGCACGCCCTGAGCCATCGCGCGATGCGCGAATGTGGCATCCGATCGCGCTGTGCGTGAGGATGGAGCAATGACCGTTCCCGAGTACGCGCTGCGCGACGGCAACCGGATCCCCGCCCTCGGCCTCGGCACGTACGGGCTCGACGACGAAGTGGGCGTCGAGGCCGTCCTCTCAGCCATCGACGACGGCTACCGCCTCATCGACACCGCCTACAACTACGGCAATGAGGCCGCGGTGGGGGAGGCGCTCCGACGCACCAGCGTCGACCGCTCGGACCTTGTCATCACGACGAAGCTGCCCGGCCGGCACCACGGCACCGACGAGACGCTCGCGAGCTTCGAGGAGTCGAGGCGGCGACTCGGCCTCGAGTGGGTCGACCTGTACCTGATCCACTGGCCGAACCCGAGTGTCGACCGCTACGTCGAGACGTGGCGCACCATGATCACGCTGCGCGAGAAGGGCCTCGTGCGGTCGATCGGCGTGTCGAACTTCACCGAGGGCATGCTCAGACGCCTCCTCGACGAGACGGGGCTCATGCCCGTGGTGAACCAGGTGGAGCTGCACCCGTACTTCCCGCAGGCGGCGCTGCGCGACTTCCACGACGAGTACGGCATCAGGACCGAGAGCTGGAGCCCGCTCGCGAAGCGCAGCGAGCTCCTGCGGGAACCCGTGATCACCGAGCTCGCCGCCCGGTACGGTGTGACGCCGGCGCAGCTCGTGCTGCGCTGGCACGTCGAACTCGAGTCGATCCCGATCCCGAAGTCGGCTGACGCCGAGCGGCGGCGCACGAACCTCGACGTGTTCGGCTTCCAGCTCCTGCCGGAGGACGTCGAGGCCATCTCGTCGCTCGAGCGCGGACGTCTGAACGACGCCGACCCCGAGGTACACGAGGAGATGTGACCGAGGCGACCCCGCGCGAGTCCGGCGCGCCCGGCGGCCCAGCTGCCACCGAGCGCCCGGACGGGGTGTTCTCGGCTCGCTTCCGCTGGCTCAGCCTCGGGATGTTCGCGCTCGTCTTCCTCGCGGCGTTCGAGACCCTCGCGGTGACGACCGTGATGCCGCTGATCGCCGACGAGCTCGACGGCTGGTCCCTGTTCGCGGTCGCCTTCGCGATCCCGCTCGCCTCGGGCGTCGTCGGCATGGTGATCGCCGGCAACTGGTCCGATCGCGATGGGCCGATGGCGCCGCTCATCGCCTCGGCCATCATCTGGCTCATCGGCGTGCTGATCGCCGGAACGGCGACCGACATGGTCGTGTTCGTCATCGGACGGTTCGTCCACGGGTTCGCGGGCGCCGCCGTCATCGTCCCGCTCTATGTGATCGTCGCGCGGAAGTACCCGGAGTACCTCAGAGCCAAGGTGTTCGCGGGCTTCGCCGCGGCGTGGGTGATCCCGTCGATCGTCGGCCCCACCCTCGCCGGGCTGGTCGCCGAGGCGACGAGCTGGCACTGGGTGTTCCTCGGCGTCGCCGTGCTCGCGCTGCCGGTCAGCGTCATGGTGCTGGTGCCGCTCATCCGCGCGCGCCAGGAGCTCGCCGGCGACCGCGATGTGCCGTGGAGTGTACGACGCATCCTCTGGTCGCTCCTGGCTGCGGCAGCGGCGCTCGCGCTCGGCCTCGCGAAGGACCTCGGCGATCCGTGGCGCTGGGTGGCCGCGCCGATCGCGATCGTCGTGGTGCTCATCGCCGTCCGACCGCTCCTGCCCCCGGGAACCCTGTCCGGTCGCCGGGGTCTGCCCGCCACGGTGCTCATGCGCGCCATCGTCGCGGCGGCGTTCTTCGCGACGGAGGTCTATCTGCCCGCGTTCTTCCGCGACACGTACGAGATGCGGCCGAGCGTCGCCGGTGCCGTGCTCACGGGCGCCGGGGTGAGCTGGGCGGTCGCCAGCTGGCTGCAGGGGAAGCTCGACCGGGTGCCGAACACGCGCGTCGTCCGCATCGGCAGTGGCCTGCTGCTCGTCGCGCTCGTCCTCGTGCTCGCCGGCTCGGTGCTCACCTGGCACCCGGCGATCGGGTTCGTGGCCTGGACGCTCGCGGGCTTCGGCATGGGATTCATGTACCCCCGGTTCTCGGTCGCCGTCCTCGAGCTCTCGCCCAGACGGGAACAGGGGTTCAACAGCGCGGCCCTCACGATCGGGGAGTCGCTCGGGGCATCGGTGTCGATCGCGGTCACCGCGCTCGTCGCGAGCGCGTTCGCGTTCGACTGGTACTACCCCGAGTTCACCGTCACCGTCGTCGTGGCGCTCGTAGCGCTGCTGCTCGCCGGCCGGGTCCGGCCGCCGACCACCTCGGCAGGGTAGGTCGGACGGCGTCGCCCCGCCCCGACGGGCCGCGGGGAGAGAACTTCGGGCAGGCTACTACAATCGGACCGGAAATGTGAACGTGCACATTCACGGGCGAACGGTCGCAGGTGATGCAAGAGTCTGATGGAGGGCGAATGCCGAGCATCCGCGACGTCGCGCGCCTGGCCGAGGTGTCGCATCAGACGGTCTCGCGCGTGCTCAACCAGCATCCGAGCATCCGGCCCGAGACGAAGCAGCGGGTCCTCGAGGCGATGGAGACGCTGCAGTACCGGCCGAATCGGGCCGCACGTGCCCTCGTCACGAGCCGTTCGCGGACGATCGGCGTGCTCATGGCGACCACCGGTGAGTACGGCCCCTCGTCCTCGGTCGCCGCGATCGAGGATGCCGCGCGCGAGGCCGGGTACTGGGTCAACACCGCCAACCTCAGTGGCACCACGCCCGAGGCGATCCTCGAGGGTGTCGAGCACCTCATGGAGCAGGCGATCGAGGGTCTCGTGGTGATCGCGCCTCAGGTCCGGGTCTTCAACGTGCTCAGGGACCTCTCGCTCGGCGTGCCGTTCGTGAGCCTGCAATCGGCGTCCGGGGCGCTGCGCACCGAGCTCGCCGCCGACCAGGTGCACGGCGCGCGCGCGGCGACGCAGCATCTCATCGAGCTCGGGCATCACGAGATCGTGCACCTCGCGGGCCCGCGCGACTGGATCGAGGCCGAGAGCCGCATGCAGGGCTACTTGGAGGCGATGTCCGACGCCGATCTGCCGACGAGGCCCCCGATCCTGGGGGATTGGACGGCCGACTTCGGCTACTTCGCCGGCCGCGAGCTCGCGCGCCGTCGCGACTTCAGCGCGGTGTTCGCGGCGAACGACCTCATGGCGATCGGACTGATGCACGGCTTCCGCGATGCCGGGCTCGATGTGCCGAGAGCGGTGAGCGTCGTCGGGTTCGACGACATCCCCGTCTCCCCGCACGTCTGGCCGCCGCTCACGACCGTGCATCAGGAGTTCGCCGAGGCCGGGCGTCGCACGATGGCACTGCTGCTCGCCGAGATGCGTGGCGTCCACGTCGAGCCCGAGTCCCCGCTGCGTCCGAAGCTGGTCGTGAGGGAGTCGACGACCTCGCCGCTGGCGCTCCGCGCCGTGCAGTGACGGTGCCCTGACCGGGCCGGGCGGGGTCGCCCGAACGTCTCGGAATGGCATCGCTTCGCAAGACGTTCCGGATCGACTTGACACCCGGCGGGCCGAGATGCACGATGGTCTCCGATGTGAACGGTCACATGCCGGCGCATCGAGGCATCAGATTCGATTCCATCGACAGCGAGGTCATACGTGAGCCCGACGTTGCATTCGCCCGGGGTCGGCCAACCGCCGATTCTCGAGATGCGCTCCATCACCAAGGAATTCCCGGGCGTCAAAGCCCTCTCCGACGTGTCGATCACGGTGAAGGCCGGTGAGGTCCACGCCATCTGCGGCGAGAACGGCGCCGGGAAGTCGACCCTGATGAAGGTGCTCTCGGGCGTCTACCCCGTCGGCACCTACACCGGCGAGATCTGGTTCCGCGGGGAGCCGGTGGAGTTCAAGGACATCCGCGCGAGCGAGCACGCCGGCATCGCGATCATCCACCAGGAACTCGCGCTGATCCCCGAGCTGTCGATCACCGAGAACATCTTCCTTGGCAACGAGGTGGCCCGCGGCGGCCGCATCGACTGGGTCAAGGCCAAGCGCGAGGCGGTCGACCTGATGGCGCGCGTCGGACTCGTCGACAACCCCGACACCCAGATCAAGCACCTCGGGGTCGGCAAACAGCAGCTCGTCGAGATCGCCAAAGCGCTCGCCAAGAACGTCAAACTGCTGATCCTCGACGAGCCCACCGCCGCGTTGAACGAGGACGACTCCCAGCACCTGCTCGACCTCATCCTCGGGCTCAAGGGCAAGGGCATCGCGTCGATCATGATCAGCCACAAGCTCAACGAGATCGAGCAGATCGCCGACTCGATCACGATCATCCGCGACGGTCGCGCCATCGAGACGCTCGACGTGCGCGCCGGCGGCGTCGACGAGGATCGCATCATCCGCGGCATGGTCGGCCGCTCACTCGAGAGCCGCTACCCCGACCGCACCCCGAAGATCGGCGAGGTGTTCTTCGAGGTCCGCGACTGGACCGTGCAGCACCCGCAGGCGCCCGAGCGACTCGTCGCGAAGCACTCGAGCTTCCACGTGCGCCGCGGCGAGATCGTCGGTCTCGCGGGCCTCATGGGTGCCGGCCGCACCGAGCTGGCGATGAGCCTCTTCGGCCGGTCCTACGGCAACTATCTGTCGGGCACCATCATCAAGGACGGCAAAGAGATCGTCCTGAAAGACGTCGAGGCCGCCATCGATCACGGGCTCGCCTACGTGAGCGAGGACCGGAAGGTGCTCGGGCTGAACCTGCTGGACTCCATCAAGCGCTCGATCGTCTCGGCCAAACTCTCGAAGATCGCCAAGCGCGGCGTCGTCGACGACACCCGCGAGGCGGGTATCGCCGAGGACTACCGGAAGCAGCTGCGCATCAAGACGCCGAGCGTCGACGCCGGCGTCTCGAAGCTCTCGGGCGGCAACCAGCAGAAGGTCGTCCTCGCGAAATGGATGTTCACAGACCCCGACCTGCTGATCCTCGACGAGCCGACCCGCGGCATCGACGTGGGGGCGAAGTACGAGATCTACACGATCATCCAGAAGCTCGCCGCGCAGGGCAAGGGCGTCATCCTCATCTCGAGTGAGCTGCCCGAGCTGCTCGGCATCGCCGACCGCATCTACACCGTCTTCGAAGGCCAGATCACCGATGACATCCCCGCATCCGACGCGACCCCGGAGAACCTCATGCGCAGCATGACCTCCGCCAAGAAGAAGGCAATCGCATGACCAGCGCGACCGAAACCAGCCCGAAGAAGAAGAGCGGCGGGCTCGCCGACATCCGCAAGGCGTTCGGCGGCGGCCAGTCGACCCTGCGCCAGTTCGGCATCCTCGGGTCGCTCATCGTCATCATCGTGTTCTTCCAGATCATGACGGACGGGCTCACCCTCTCGCCGACGAACCTCATCAACGTCGTCAACCAGTACTCGTACATCCTGATCCTGGCGATCGGCATGGTGATGGTCATCATCATGGGGCACATCGACCTCTCCGTCGGGTCGGTGGCCGCGTTCACCGGCATCGTGGTCGCGAAGTCCATGGCGGATTGGAACCTGCCCTGGCCGTTCGCGATCCTGCTCGGCCTCCTCGTCGGCGTGGCGATCGGCGCGTGGCAGGGCTTCTGGGTCGCCTATGTGGGGGTTCCGGCCTTCATCGTGACCCTGGCCGGCATGCTCATCTTCCGCGGCGCGAACCAGGTCGTCGGCCAGTCCACGACCGTGCCCGTTTCGCCCGAGTTCGGCAAGATCGGGGCCGGGTACCTGCCAGAGCTCGCCCTGCCGCTGAACTTCAACGTGCTGACGATGGTGCTGGGCGTCCTGGGCGTCGCCTGGATCGTGTGGAACGAGCTCCGCCTCCGCGCGCAACAGCGCAAGACCGGGTCGTCCATGGCACCGGCGTGGGTCTCGATCCTGAAGGTCGTCGTCCTCTCGGGCGTCATCCTCTGGGCCGCATGGCTCTTCGCGACCGGCCGCCCGGGTACGAGCTTCCCGATCTCGGGCATCATCCTCGTCGTCCTGGTGATCGTGTACTCGTTCGTCACGAACAACACGATCTTCGGCCGGCACATCTACGCGGTCGGCGGCAACCGTCTGGCCGCGACGCTCTCGGGCGTCAAGGACCGCCGTGTCGACTTCTTCGTCATGATGAACATGTCGGTCCTCGCGGCACTCGCCGGCATGATCTTCGTCGCCCGGTCGACGGCCTCCGGGCCGCAGGACGGCAACGGCTGGGAGCTCGACGCCATCGCATCCGTGTTCATCGGCGGCGCGGCCGTCTCGGGCGGCATCGGCACCGTGATCGGCTCGATCATCGGTGGTCTCGTCATGGCCTTCCTGAACAACGGTCTGCAGCTGCTCGGCGTCGGCGCCGACTTCGTCTCGATCATCAAGGGGCTCGTGCTCCTGCTCGCGGTGGGTGTCGACGTGCTCAGCAAGCGCAGCGGCGGCCCGTCCATCCTCGGCATCTGGTCGCGTCGCCGGCAGGCACGTCTCGAGACCGCCGCCCCCGAAGCTCCCGCCGTCGTACCGACGGCCGGGACGAATGAGACGAGCCAGCCGGCCGACGTCGTGCGCGACTGACGCGCACCCGCCGAATCGTCTCACCACACCAAGAGAGAAAGTGACACATCGATGAAGAGAATCGCTTTGACGGCAACCGCCGTGGCAGCGGCGGCAGCATTGGCGCTGGCCGGTTGCGCGAGCGGCGAGCGCGGTGGCTCCGACGCCGGCAGCTCCGAGTCGGCCGGCTTCCCGGCCGACTCCACGATCGGCGTCGCCCTTCCCGACAAGACCTCGGAGAACTGGGTGCTCGCGGGCGGACTGTTCGAGTCCGGGCTCAAGGATGCCGGGTTCAAGCCCGACGTCCAGTACGCTCCCGCGTCGAACACCGTCGCCGAGCAGCAGAACCAGATCTCGGCCATGATCACCAACGGTGCGAAGGTCATCGTGATCGGTGCGAAGGACGGCAAGCAGCTCGGCACGCAGCTCCAGCAGGCTGCGGATGCGGGCGTGAAGATCATCGCGTACGATCGGCTTCTCGAGAACACCGAGAACGTCGACTACTACGTGGCGTTCGACAACTTCAAGGTGGGCCAGCTGCAGGGTGAGGCGCTGCTCGAGGGTCTCGCCGCACGCTCGGGTCACGACGCCCCGTGGAACATCGAGCTCTTCTCGGGCTCGCCCGACGACGCCAACTCGGCGGTCTTCTTCAACGGCGCGATGGACGTGCTGCAGCCGAAGATCGACGACGGCACGCTCGTCGTCGCGTCGGGTCAGACCGAGATCGCGCAGACCGCGACCGAGGGCTGGCTGGCCGAGAACGCGCAGAGCCGCATGGACTCGCTGCTGACCTCGACCTACGGCGACAAGGAGATCGACGGTGTCCTCTCGCCGAACGACACCCTGGCGCGTGCCATCCTCACGTCGGCCCAGCAGGCCGGCAAGGACGTCACCAAGATCACCGTGACCGGCCAGGACTCCGAGGTCGAGTCGGTCAAGTCGATCATGGACGGCATCCAGTACTCGACCATCAACAAGGACACCACGCTCCTGGTCGAGCAGACGATCAAGATGATCGAGCAGCTTCAGAAGGGTGAAGAGGTCGACGTCAACGACACCGAGCAGTAC is a genomic window of Agromyces protaetiae containing:
- the mmsB gene encoding multiple monosaccharide ABC transporter permease yields the protein MTSATETSPKKKSGGLADIRKAFGGGQSTLRQFGILGSLIVIIVFFQIMTDGLTLSPTNLINVVNQYSYILILAIGMVMVIIMGHIDLSVGSVAAFTGIVVAKSMADWNLPWPFAILLGLLVGVAIGAWQGFWVAYVGVPAFIVTLAGMLIFRGANQVVGQSTTVPVSPEFGKIGAGYLPELALPLNFNVLTMVLGVLGVAWIVWNELRLRAQQRKTGSSMAPAWVSILKVVVLSGVILWAAWLFATGRPGTSFPISGIILVVLVIVYSFVTNNTIFGRHIYAVGGNRLAATLSGVKDRRVDFFVMMNMSVLAALAGMIFVARSTASGPQDGNGWELDAIASVFIGGAAVSGGIGTVIGSIIGGLVMAFLNNGLQLLGVGADFVSIIKGLVLLLAVGVDVLSKRSGGPSILGIWSRRRQARLETAAPEAPAVVPTAGTNETSQPADVVRD
- a CDS encoding substrate-binding domain-containing protein, whose amino-acid sequence is MKRIALTATAVAAAAALALAGCASGERGGSDAGSSESAGFPADSTIGVALPDKTSENWVLAGGLFESGLKDAGFKPDVQYAPASNTVAEQQNQISAMITNGAKVIVIGAKDGKQLGTQLQQAADAGVKIIAYDRLLENTENVDYYVAFDNFKVGQLQGEALLEGLAARSGHDAPWNIELFSGSPDDANSAVFFNGAMDVLQPKIDDGTLVVASGQTEIAQTATEGWLAENAQSRMDSLLTSTYGDKEIDGVLSPNDTLARAILTSAQQAGKDVTKITVTGQDSEVESVKSIMDGIQYSTINKDTTLLVEQTIKMIEQLQKGEEVDVNDTEQYDNGVKVVPAYLLDPVIVTKENAAEAYANNPNLLEIVNAAG